In Rhodamnia argentea isolate NSW1041297 chromosome 5, ASM2092103v1, whole genome shotgun sequence, the DNA window tgtATTGCATATTccatgtttgatgaaatgtctcGAGTAGTTCAAACTCCCAATGTCGGATTTGTTTtttatgaccaaaaataaagaaaaatagtatttatagccacaaaaatatgcaaaaacaatcagtatttttttattttaatcctctttgcattttggtcatttaaaaattcgaaaatttaatTTGGGATCACACGAGTCTTCACAAACATAACTCCGAATTCagccaaaaattacatttttgagtccttttaattttctttccacTATTTTTAAGTCATGACATTTGCCTCTAATaaatcatattttattttcatccaATTATTCACggaattgatcaattttgacaaaaaaagacttaattacactttttatttttaatttagtccctagtTTCATTCTAAGtgcaattattcattttttagggatgcccatgaaaatccaagaCCACTACCCTGTACCTTTCATCATTCTAAATCCATTGGTGGGGTTGGTTTGATTCGAAGTTTCATTCTAACTTGCCTTTGCGTGTACGGATAAATCTTTGCATTTTAAGAAAGAGAGCAACAACCTGGGTTCaagcttgtcaatttaagctcaactCCTTCGCCATTGGTCCGAATGTAAGGAAATGCTtgattaatagaaaataaatatgctacgcatgaaaaattaattatttttgtgagaactaaggGCATGTATGGTGACCATTCTGATCTCAAAAAGTGATTCggattaaaatgaatttttatgattctattctctggatgagttttaaagaatcagaatgcgtttggtaactgcccaaaatttctaattttgtaaaagaaacgcgtttaataactgcacaaaatttttgttcttgggaacaattgctcttcctaatttttgttatttaaatcaaataataacgtagttactttgtgaaattacatcctacatttcaaaattaatcgaagattaattcatattgatgcTCTTATATagcatattgcatattgaaatataaaaataaatatcaagaatcatcacaaGTCATTTTCACCATTTATTGTTGGGTTTCATCAAACTCTTTTGAGCAAGTAGACAACCGACACGAGCGACCCTTTTGTTTCTGTAAGGAAAATGCATTGTAGTGTCCTGCATTTGGGTGCATTTTTGGTTAtaggaaatcaaatctcaatcttaattcatcgaaaacttaagaacgagagCTTATTAAGTGTTCATGatggttatttttgtctttttccaaaattttctaaactagactaagtctaaagtacataaacctaggtgagtcacaatcaatgaaatcaagtgcgcaatcaaagatcatgacattgataaatcacatcacaaaaccctaatgaagccctaagtGTTTAGAGAAATATGGTTCaagtttaattgcaaaggtatttatgatttttctaaaaaagaacaaaatctgtGAAATCTAGATAATCTaagcccaaatttatgaaaatgaggtctaactagcctaatctaagcttcttttatttttatggatttttaaaatttttcttattttgttaaaaattttctaaaattttttcgaattttttatatttaatattttattatcttatatatttttttttgaaaatgagacctcgcTTCATCTTAGGTTGAAGAAAAATTGACAACgtaactaaaaaggaaaagtgagagatgtgagacttcattcggttttatgattttcaaaagtaGTTCTCTTTTtcggaaccaactttttttggcgcttatttttgctctaaagtcgttttcgaaaatagaatcagaattaaaatcatttacgttattaaacaggattctcatcttttttttgttacgaGGAATAGAATCGGAGGACTAGAATAGTTAACCATACATGCCTtaagactaattctcatttttaaaatgaatgattttaaaaaaaattaaaatttatgtgtcaacaaatatctaaaacttttttttcgcCTCATCAATACCTCAAACTCGTGCTAACCGCTCAAAAGTATCTTCCGCCCATACGACCTTCAAAACTCCGCAGTGGCAGCGTGTGTGACCGTTAAAAATCTGATGCAGCTGCCCTCTTGGTTGACGTTACAAGATCTGTCCATTGCCATGGCAAATTCGTTGGATTGCCGTCATTCGTATATACTATCCCGTCGGATTTTTAACGCCGTTAAAAATGGGAGTGTAACCGGAGGTATGTTCTCATAGAATAATTTTTGGAGTATAAAAACCAATTTGCATTTGGTCATCGCTGGAACGGAGCGCAGGCGATTGGCCCCCCTCGAACTTTGAGGCTGAGGATATATCATTCGACTCGAAACCAAGTCTTACatatcttcgtcttcttccttctcctcttCCCTTCACTTCACTCTTCAGCCATGTCTTTCGCTCTCTTCAACACCCTCAACGCCCCCCACGCATGCCTTCGCATGCCCATCGGCAGCAACAAGCTCTTCCAGATCCCTCCTCCCGCTTTCTTCAAGCTGCTCCAACCCCACGattctcctcctccgccgccgtccCTATCGCGACCCATCGCCCCGCGGCCCGTCGTCGCTCTCTGCGCCAAGAAAGCGTCGCAGGGCATGAAGGAGCAGAAATGGACCCACGAGGGCATCATCGTCGAGTCGCTACCCAACGGCATGTTCCGCGTCCGCTTGGACAACGCGGACGTGGTCCTTGGGTACATCTCGGGGAAAATCAGGAAGAATTTTATCCGTATGTTGCCTGGGGATAAGGTGAAAATCGAGGTGAGCCGTTACGACTCGACGCGAGGGCGCATCATCTACAGGCTTCGCAACAAGGATTCTGGTGATTAGGCAAGTGTTTTACTAATCGTGCGCACTTtcaagtgtttgatgaaatgacTCTGATGGATATTCCTCTGAAGAGCTTTGCTAATAGAATTGCGAGGAGGTGGGGCACTTTGTTTTTGCTTATGTAATTAGTTTAAATACTTGACGGCTTGAGTTCGATATGGCATTTGGggaagtgtttttcttttagattGCATACTGGAGCAGGTGTAAGAGCTGCTCTTCAGTTGAATGGAAATGAAATGTATTTATCTCAGATTGTTCCGTGGCGCAAATATGTGCTTTATGAAGCGTATAATTGGCATCAATGTTTatgcaatttagtcataaattccTCTTGAGGTTTCTACTACATGAGCACCAGTTGCGAGCTTCGAATTGTTGCCCTATTGTTTGCGTAGTTGAATGGTGAATTGTGTCATTAATCAACATCTCTTTCATTTTGCCGcatgaaaaatttatcctagaaggaaaattctttcttttttcgtgcACAGATTGGTAATTAATAATCTCAGCTCAAGTAAGAATTGCGGGGCTTCATGACTGCTTGACCCGAATTTGTGACCCAGTATCCAGATTATGCTGGAACTAGAATTGGAGATGCAAAACTAAATGTGGAGGATAATCTGTGTGTGCATGTAAACGTGCAAATACTTGTTCTTGAGCTGACTCATTTGACCGTCTGCATCAGACACATCGATAAAATTAAATAGGGAATCAACATAGACTGTGGAGAACTTACTGTAATACTTCTATTTATTCTCTAGCGTTATACTCCGAATCATATAGCTACAGGGAGAAATCATTACACTGGTAAGTGTTGATCGACATAATAGGATATCCTAATATGTTGAGCTCTCAAGTTCATCATTGTGCTCATATATATGACTCTATTAGCTCCTAACTCTATACAGTAAAATAATTTCGTCAGTAGCAATCCTGTTGCATCTCTGGCTGTACAAGAGTGGAGAAGACAAtctgaaaaaagacaaaaaaaacagCAACAACGTTTGAGTCCTTCAATCTTGCCTCTTCTCCTGCACGAGGGGCTTCCCATTGCTTAATTTTAAAGGAGTATCGCCCTGCCATGCTAGAAAAAGTTAATCGGCAGAATTGCAACGCACAGTTCTTGTGAAGATCTTGGTTGCATGATTCGCCAAACATCGCACTGGTGAGAGGCCCAGCGCAACTCGAAGGATGCTTTAAATCACAGGGATGTTGTATCTGGAAAGGCAGTTTGGCAGATGACTTGTGGAGGGAAAAGTTTGCATACTTCGCAGCAGTACATGGGAACCCCGGATTTCCATTTCGCGCATCGAACAGTCTCGACGTTTAATGGAATTGCAATATCTACTACTCGACTCTCGCAGTTGCATGTTAATGAGCATGACCTGGATGTTGAAAACTAGCCACTTCAGACTgataagaaaaggagagagcGAGGGTGGATGGGCTCGACTCGAGGAGTAAAGAGAATGGCTTCTCACCCAACCTATCAAACTGGTCTTCTTTTATCCTCACTTCACTTTTTCACGGTTTGGTCTCATATGGTGTCTTATTTTCTTTGATAAGAAAAAAGTTTGCAAGCAAT includes these proteins:
- the LOC115727026 gene encoding translation initiation factor IF-1, chloroplastic is translated as MSFALFNTLNAPHACLRMPIGSNKLFQIPPPAFFKLLQPHDSPPPPPSLSRPIAPRPVVALCAKKASQGMKEQKWTHEGIIVESLPNGMFRVRLDNADVVLGYISGKIRKNFIRMLPGDKVKIEVSRYDSTRGRIIYRLRNKDSGD